A single genomic interval of Arthrobacter globiformis harbors:
- the ruvC gene encoding crossover junction endodeoxyribonuclease RuvC, whose amino-acid sequence MTLRVLGIDPGLTRCGIGVVDVEKNRRATMVAVGVVGTSPEETLDQRLLVIALAIDDWLDRYEPHVLAVERVFSQLNVSTVMGVAQASGVVIAAAARRGIPVALHTPSEVKAAVTGSGSSNKEAVTKLVTKILRLDAPPRPADAADALALAITHAWRAGSGATVATTGPGSQSLTPAQRAWAEAEAKARRAR is encoded by the coding sequence GTGACGCTGCGCGTACTGGGCATTGACCCCGGACTGACCCGCTGCGGCATCGGCGTGGTGGACGTCGAAAAGAACCGCCGGGCCACCATGGTGGCGGTTGGCGTGGTGGGAACGTCGCCCGAGGAGACCCTCGACCAGCGGCTGCTGGTGATCGCCCTCGCCATCGATGACTGGCTCGACCGCTACGAGCCGCACGTGCTCGCCGTCGAACGGGTCTTCTCGCAACTGAACGTCAGCACGGTCATGGGCGTGGCCCAGGCCTCCGGCGTCGTCATCGCCGCCGCGGCCCGGCGCGGCATCCCCGTAGCTTTACATACGCCGTCGGAGGTCAAGGCGGCGGTGACCGGGAGCGGTTCCTCGAACAAGGAGGCCGTCACCAAGCTGGTCACCAAGATTCTCCGGCTCGATGCTCCGCCGCGTCCCGCGGACGCGGCCGACGCCCTGGCCCTCGCCATCACGCACGCATGGCGGGCGGGCAGCGGCGCCACCGTAGCCACCACCGGCCCCGGCAGCCAGTCGCTCACGCCCGCCCAGCGCGCCTGGGCCGAGGCGGAGGCCAAGGCGCGCCGTGCACGCTGA
- a CDS encoding YebC/PmpR family DNA-binding transcriptional regulator — protein MSGHSKWATTKHKKAILDSRRAKSFAKLIKNIEVAARMGGPDLSGNPGLELAVTKAKKTSVPADNIDRAIKRGAGLTGEVVDYTEIMYECRGPQGSALLIECLTDNKNRAASEVRLAISRNGGTIADPGSVSYLFSRKGVVTLPKNGLSEDDVLMAVLDAGAEEVKDNGETFEIHSDPKDLQAIRDALKDAGIDYDTDEAEFVPSMEVPLDLDAAKKFMKLVDALEDLDDVQNVYSNADLSDEVQAALDAE, from the coding sequence ATGTCAGGCCACTCCAAATGGGCAACGACCAAGCACAAGAAGGCCATCCTTGATAGCCGCCGGGCAAAGTCGTTCGCCAAGCTGATCAAGAACATCGAAGTTGCCGCCCGCATGGGCGGCCCGGACCTTTCCGGCAACCCGGGCCTTGAACTGGCCGTCACTAAAGCGAAAAAGACGTCGGTTCCCGCCGACAACATCGACCGTGCCATCAAGCGCGGCGCCGGCCTCACCGGCGAGGTCGTGGACTACACCGAGATCATGTACGAGTGCCGTGGCCCGCAGGGTTCGGCGCTCCTGATCGAGTGCCTCACGGACAACAAGAACCGCGCGGCCTCCGAGGTCCGCCTCGCAATCTCCCGCAACGGCGGCACCATCGCCGATCCCGGTTCGGTGAGCTACCTGTTCTCCCGCAAGGGCGTTGTTACCCTGCCCAAGAACGGCCTCAGCGAGGACGACGTCCTGATGGCGGTGCTCGACGCCGGCGCCGAGGAAGTCAAGGACAACGGCGAGACCTTCGAAATCCATTCGGACCCGAAGGACCTGCAGGCCATCCGCGACGCGCTGAAGGACGCCGGGATCGACTACGACACCGACGAGGCCGAGTTCGTGCCCTCCATGGAGGTGCCGCTGGACCTGGATGCCGCCAAGAAATTCATGAAGCTCGTGGACGCCCTCGAGGACCTCGACGACGTCCAGAACGTGTACAGCAACGCTGACCTCAGCGACGAAGTTCAGGCTGCCCTGGACGCCGAGTGA